A single SAR324 cluster bacterium DNA region contains:
- a CDS encoding PAS domain S-box protein translates to MKESDLSRTELLEEIRQLRQQIRDLDQGAGVCPVTREPVTTDSHQCLPIDELPVPLALYNVRLQCMYANSAYLTMLAVKPDPVRGHLLEQVWGALYKFMEKPAMAALSGAQTIIECELDHREGSPCMEISIIPWQTRKTIDGFFVMLKDISSFHQIEIEKELLVEEKALLFQAIDQASEIFMITDVNGIIEYVNTSFEKITGFTAEEVLGQPTSIFKSDRHEPVFFKEMWDTLTIGETWKGIITNKKKDGSLYEEELSISPVRNYKKDVTHYVCIKRDITNEILLEKQLRHYQKVEAIGTLAGGVAHDFNNILQGIFISVEMAMTYLPKGTPATDYLNQILTLGKRGSDLVKQIMTFSRRDEGVFNLLSLDIVVHEVLKMIRATLPSTIEINASITENCPLVYGNIAQLHQVIVNLCTNAGYAMRESGGVLTVCLELCTLTCYEPDLSLSPGTYMCLKVEDTGVGIPEENLDRVFDPFFTTKPQGEGTGLGLSVVQGTVKNHGGSITIKSEVGKGSTFTVLIPVAEKSFPLQEAVEDIKHQGNERILLVDDEKVITEMSREMLENYGYQVTSTTNSLEALQFFTDAPQNFDVVITDHTMPLMTGVQLAEKILAIRPDIPVILISGYNQSVTQTAAKASGIRAFIMKPIEKNHMAQTIRDVLSNKDQHSR, encoded by the coding sequence ATGAAAGAGTCTGACTTATCCAGAACAGAACTTCTGGAAGAAATACGGCAATTGCGACAGCAGATCAGGGATCTTGATCAAGGTGCGGGCGTTTGCCCTGTAACGCGGGAACCTGTAACAACCGACTCACATCAATGCCTGCCAATTGATGAATTGCCTGTTCCATTGGCTCTATACAACGTGCGATTGCAGTGCATGTATGCCAATTCAGCGTATTTGACAATGCTTGCTGTTAAACCTGATCCAGTCCGGGGACATCTGCTTGAGCAAGTTTGGGGGGCACTTTATAAATTCATGGAAAAACCCGCTATGGCCGCCTTGAGCGGAGCCCAAACCATCATAGAATGTGAACTGGATCACAGGGAAGGATCACCCTGTATGGAAATTTCCATTATTCCCTGGCAAACCCGGAAAACCATTGATGGTTTTTTTGTGATGCTCAAAGACATTTCGAGTTTTCATCAGATAGAAATTGAAAAAGAGTTGCTGGTGGAAGAAAAAGCGCTCCTGTTTCAGGCCATTGATCAGGCTTCAGAAATTTTCATGATCACCGATGTGAATGGGATCATTGAATATGTGAACACCTCCTTCGAAAAGATCACGGGATTCACCGCTGAAGAAGTCCTTGGCCAGCCCACCAGTATTTTTAAAAGTGACAGACATGAACCGGTTTTTTTTAAAGAAATGTGGGACACACTCACAATCGGAGAAACCTGGAAAGGGATTATCACCAACAAAAAAAAAGATGGCAGTTTGTATGAAGAAGAACTGAGTATTTCGCCAGTTCGGAATTATAAAAAAGATGTGACCCATTATGTCTGCATCAAACGAGACATCACCAACGAAATTTTGCTGGAAAAACAGTTAAGGCATTACCAGAAAGTTGAAGCCATTGGCACGCTGGCGGGTGGTGTTGCCCACGATTTCAACAATATTCTCCAAGGAATCTTTATCTCTGTTGAAATGGCCATGACCTACCTTCCCAAAGGAACTCCAGCCACCGATTACCTCAACCAGATACTGACATTGGGCAAACGTGGCTCTGATCTGGTCAAGCAGATCATGACCTTCAGCCGACGGGATGAAGGCGTGTTCAATCTGTTATCGCTGGATATTGTTGTTCATGAAGTTCTTAAAATGATTCGCGCCACGCTTCCATCCACCATTGAGATCAATGCATCTATCACAGAAAATTGTCCTCTGGTTTATGGCAATATTGCCCAACTGCATCAGGTGATTGTTAATTTATGCACTAACGCAGGCTACGCAATGCGAGAATCTGGCGGGGTGCTGACTGTCTGTCTGGAACTCTGCACCTTGACTTGTTATGAACCGGATCTGTCGTTGTCGCCGGGAACTTACATGTGTTTAAAAGTAGAGGATACAGGTGTTGGTATTCCAGAGGAAAATCTGGACCGTGTGTTTGATCCTTTTTTTACGACAAAACCACAGGGTGAAGGCACTGGTCTAGGATTATCAGTGGTGCAGGGAACGGTCAAGAATCATGGGGGAAGCATCACCATAAAAAGTGAAGTGGGAAAAGGTTCCACTTTTACGGTCCTGATACCAGTCGCTGAAAAGTCATTTCCGTTGCAAGAAGCCGTTGAGGATATAAAACATCAGGGAAATGAGCGGATTCTTCTGGTTGATGATGAGAAAGTCATTACAGAGATGAGCCGGGAAATGCTCGAGAATTACGGATATCAGGTGACCAGCACCACCAATTCACTGGAAGCTCTTCAATTTTTTACGGATGCTCCGCAAAATTTTGATGTGGTGATCACTGATCATACGATGCCACTCATGACAGGTGTTCAACTTGCTGAGAAAATTCTGGCAATCCGCCCTGATATTCCTGTCATTCTCATTTCAGGCTATAACCAGTCTGTGACCCAGACTGCGGCAAAAGCCAGCGGAATCCGGGCCTTTATCATGAAGCCTATTGAAAAAAATCACATGGCACAAACCATCCGTGATGTTCTTTCAAACAAAGACCAACACTCCCGTTAG
- a CDS encoding NADH-quinone oxidoreductase subunit C → MKQHWLQTGNGKAVSCKQIPSLPSLEFNSALAEALENKKRVVSWFGMESGSDIRVFAVCSDTSHSALWVTATMFEAEQRSFPSLASRFPAVHLFECELYEQHGLLPENHPWLKPVRFEHGRKHSLGMHDYPFFPMDGAEVHEVGVGPVHAGVIEPGHFRFQCHGETVFHLEIQLGYQHRGLESLFLQKPLLRQAALAESITGDTSIGHVWAYAQAMEGLTGVTPPERAQWLRVIALELERLAMHIGDLGALSGDIAFLPGLSVYGRLRTEVINTSMALSGSRFGRGLIRPGGVVYDVDSQFLAEYLPRMLTHVEKDMDGINEMLIESPSVIPRLEHTGLLSTAVASEIGVVGFVARSSGIAMDSRHDHPYGGYVFLKSRMGAIPTFRWGDVEARTKLRIAEAKQSIQLIWLSLIHLNDQSSISMPCTTDQIQPDSLVVSMVEGWRGEVVHCVVTGPNRETLRYKIKDPSFHNWFGLAQALRNNGISDFPLCNKSFNLSYSGFDL, encoded by the coding sequence ATGAAACAACACTGGCTTCAGACCGGCAATGGTAAGGCTGTCTCATGTAAGCAAATTCCATCTCTACCCTCTCTTGAATTCAATTCAGCCTTGGCTGAAGCCCTGGAAAACAAAAAAAGGGTCGTTTCCTGGTTTGGCATGGAATCCGGCTCTGATATTCGGGTTTTTGCGGTTTGCTCCGACACTTCGCACTCCGCGCTGTGGGTGACAGCCACCATGTTTGAAGCCGAGCAACGGTCCTTCCCCTCCCTTGCTTCCCGCTTTCCCGCTGTTCATTTATTCGAATGTGAATTGTATGAGCAACATGGTTTGCTGCCGGAAAATCATCCCTGGCTCAAACCCGTTCGTTTTGAACATGGCCGCAAACATTCCCTCGGAATGCACGATTATCCTTTTTTCCCTATGGATGGCGCCGAAGTCCATGAAGTCGGTGTGGGTCCTGTGCATGCCGGTGTCATCGAGCCTGGACATTTCAGGTTCCAGTGTCATGGAGAAACAGTATTTCATCTGGAAATTCAACTCGGCTATCAACATCGCGGCCTTGAATCCCTGTTTTTGCAAAAACCTTTATTGCGACAAGCCGCACTGGCGGAATCCATCACAGGTGATACCTCTATCGGTCATGTCTGGGCGTATGCTCAAGCCATGGAAGGTCTCACAGGCGTTACCCCGCCGGAGAGAGCACAATGGCTGAGAGTGATCGCTCTGGAACTCGAACGGTTAGCCATGCACATTGGCGATTTGGGTGCGCTCTCAGGAGATATTGCGTTTTTACCGGGATTATCGGTTTATGGACGCTTGCGCACCGAGGTGATCAACACCTCCATGGCCTTGAGCGGAAGCAGATTTGGCCGCGGACTCATTCGCCCCGGTGGCGTGGTTTATGATGTGGACTCTCAATTTTTGGCAGAATACCTGCCCCGCATGCTGACCCATGTGGAAAAAGACATGGATGGCATCAATGAAATGCTGATTGAAAGCCCCAGTGTCATTCCCAGGCTCGAACACACAGGTTTGTTGAGTACTGCTGTCGCCTCAGAAATTGGTGTGGTTGGATTTGTTGCCAGAAGTTCCGGCATCGCCATGGATTCAAGGCATGATCATCCGTATGGTGGTTATGTTTTCCTGAAATCAAGAATGGGGGCCATTCCCACTTTTCGCTGGGGAGATGTGGAGGCGCGCACCAAGTTGAGAATCGCTGAAGCAAAACAGTCCATTCAATTGATCTGGCTGTCGCTGATCCATCTAAATGACCAATCTTCGATTTCCATGCCCTGCACGACTGATCAGATCCAGCCGGATTCCCTGGTGGTGTCGATGGTTGAAGGCTGGCGTGGCGAAGTGGTGCATTGTGTGGTCACTGGCCCCAACCGAGAAACGTTGCGTTACAAAATCAAGGACCCCTCTTTTCATAACTGGTTCGGACTGGCTCAGGCTTTGCGCAACAACGGGATTTCTGATTTTCCGCTGTGCAACAAAAGCTTCAATTTATCCTATAGTGGCTTTGATTTATAA
- the nuoB gene encoding NADH-quinone oxidoreductase subunit NuoB produces MLNALKVRWAQGYQTVDHIRQVELNQRFRGLPVIESRACPEDCQACVEVCPSQAIQLSPVRIDLGKCIFCPDCSKVCPAEKIHFTPDYHLSCNEREGLVVGSQTQHPAVKTEERIKQIFGRSLKLRSVSAGGCNGCEMELNALANVNFDMGRFGIEFTASPRHADGLVLTGPISENMAPALQATFDAIPSPKIVIAVGACGISGGVFAASPALDRRFLEKIPVDLYIPGCPPHPLTFLNGLLDLLGKKYS; encoded by the coding sequence ATGTTAAACGCGCTTAAAGTCCGTTGGGCCCAGGGCTATCAAACGGTCGATCATATCCGCCAGGTTGAGTTGAATCAGCGCTTCAGGGGATTGCCTGTGATTGAATCCCGGGCCTGTCCGGAGGATTGCCAGGCCTGTGTGGAGGTGTGTCCCTCTCAGGCAATCCAGCTTTCACCGGTCAGGATTGATCTGGGAAAATGTATCTTTTGTCCGGATTGCAGCAAGGTGTGCCCTGCTGAAAAAATTCATTTTACTCCGGATTATCATCTTTCCTGCAATGAACGGGAAGGACTGGTGGTTGGATCACAGACCCAACATCCGGCAGTGAAAACGGAAGAAAGAATCAAACAGATTTTCGGCAGGTCACTCAAACTGAGATCCGTTTCCGCAGGTGGTTGTAATGGCTGTGAAATGGAATTGAACGCCCTGGCCAATGTGAATTTTGATATGGGACGTTTCGGTATCGAATTCACCGCGTCGCCCCGTCATGCGGATGGACTGGTTTTGACCGGACCCATTTCTGAAAATATGGCGCCTGCCCTGCAGGCCACCTTTGACGCCATTCCTTCACCTAAAATCGTGATCGCTGTTGGTGCCTGTGGAATCAGCGGAGGCGTGTTTGCCGCATCGCCTGCCCTGGACCGTAGATTTCTGGAAAAAATCCCTGTGGATTTGTATATCCCGGGTTGCCCGCCTCATCCACTTACATTTCTCAATGGCCTTCTGGATCTATTGGGAAAAAAATATTCATGA
- a CDS encoding hydrogenase, producing MEILMFQTGCGLIFFSGILALFVPEPWAGKIAVTGLLPGNILLFAVGLHRLVEGGLMTFSDVEAASKHSWLILDGLSAFFMVGITLMSGLCGIYGLGYLRPWLNQRKTMGLHWCAWNWLTLAMIGVVTMQHLPGFLVSWELMLVFTLLLLGFEQEKTEVFQASILYLVSMHVSFILLLAGFMVLADHSGSWYFNDFHLDATVSPQTRATLFMLLVVGFGIKAGFVPLHTWLPHAHPVAPSHVSAMMSSVVIKMGIYGILRTLRWIELPEVSWSVGILTLGVLSALFGISYALAQRDIKRMLAYSSVENIGIIMIGIGLGMLGKSLESPLLSLFGFAGALLHLWNHTLFKGVLFLSAGSVYHSVHTRDMEQLGGLAKTMPKTAVLFLFGAIAICGFPPLNGFISEFVLYHGLVNLLGLSNGLWAQLWAVLGLAGLALVGGLALACFARAYGIIFSGKPRSEKARKSHEITVSMWGASAFLGAVMLLIGGFPVYVLSLLKAPLALLGIDPTILKNMTLSFSPLQSLVYAELLCLALGLGLWVWKQKFLVRPSGMTVRDTSEFPTWGCGYGADSPRLQYTSSSFVNPLLSLNKTTILEVEQHLPEGVFPTGSSLRTRTTDVVEKKLIGWPWQGFRYLLGWLATTQFGSTNIYLLYGLLYLGIIGLLAGWGVL from the coding sequence ATGGAAATCCTCATGTTCCAGACCGGTTGCGGTTTGATTTTTTTCAGCGGAATCCTTGCTTTGTTTGTGCCAGAGCCTTGGGCCGGGAAAATCGCCGTTACAGGATTGTTGCCGGGAAATATTCTGCTGTTTGCGGTGGGATTACACCGACTGGTGGAAGGCGGCCTCATGACTTTTTCCGATGTTGAAGCGGCATCGAAGCATTCCTGGCTGATACTGGATGGGTTGTCCGCTTTTTTTATGGTCGGAATCACCCTGATGAGTGGTTTGTGTGGAATTTATGGCTTAGGCTATCTGAGGCCGTGGTTGAATCAACGGAAGACCATGGGATTGCACTGGTGCGCCTGGAACTGGCTGACACTGGCCATGATTGGTGTGGTTACAATGCAACACCTGCCGGGATTTCTGGTGAGTTGGGAACTCATGCTGGTTTTCACCTTATTGCTGTTAGGGTTTGAGCAGGAAAAAACTGAAGTTTTTCAAGCATCTATTCTGTATCTGGTGTCAATGCACGTGAGTTTTATCCTGTTGCTAGCCGGGTTCATGGTGTTAGCGGATCATTCCGGATCATGGTATTTCAACGATTTTCATCTGGATGCTACGGTTTCCCCCCAGACCAGAGCCACTCTGTTTATGTTGCTGGTTGTGGGATTTGGCATCAAAGCTGGATTTGTTCCATTACATACCTGGTTGCCTCATGCGCATCCAGTCGCTCCCAGTCATGTGTCGGCAATGATGTCCAGTGTGGTCATCAAAATGGGAATTTATGGTATTCTCAGAACCTTGAGGTGGATTGAACTTCCTGAGGTGTCATGGAGTGTGGGGATCCTTACGCTGGGAGTGCTCAGCGCGCTATTCGGAATTTCCTATGCCCTGGCCCAACGGGATATCAAACGGATGCTGGCCTATTCCAGTGTAGAAAACATTGGCATCATCATGATCGGCATCGGCCTTGGTATGCTTGGGAAGTCACTGGAAAGTCCACTATTGAGCCTGTTTGGATTTGCGGGTGCCTTGTTGCATCTCTGGAATCACACACTGTTCAAGGGGGTGCTGTTTTTGAGTGCCGGTTCAGTGTATCACTCAGTCCATACCCGTGACATGGAGCAACTGGGTGGACTCGCCAAAACGATGCCAAAAACAGCGGTTCTCTTTCTCTTCGGGGCCATCGCCATTTGCGGATTTCCACCCTTGAACGGTTTCATCAGTGAATTTGTGCTGTATCATGGACTGGTCAACCTGCTTGGTCTCAGCAACGGCTTGTGGGCCCAACTCTGGGCTGTTCTCGGGCTGGCCGGTTTAGCTCTTGTTGGTGGCTTGGCGTTAGCTTGTTTTGCCAGAGCATATGGCATTATTTTTTCAGGAAAACCAAGAAGCGAAAAGGCCCGGAAATCCCATGAAATCACTGTCAGCATGTGGGGTGCTTCAGCCTTTCTTGGGGCAGTAATGCTATTGATCGGCGGCTTTCCGGTTTATGTCCTGTCCTTGTTGAAAGCACCACTTGCGCTTCTGGGAATTGACCCAACCATCCTGAAAAATATGACCTTGTCCTTTTCACCACTTCAATCGTTGGTATATGCGGAATTGCTATGCCTGGCACTGGGATTGGGATTGTGGGTCTGGAAACAGAAATTTTTGGTCAGGCCTTCAGGAATGACTGTCAGAGACACGTCTGAGTTTCCAACATGGGGTTGTGGTTATGGCGCCGATTCTCCCCGTTTGCAATATACCTCCTCTTCCTTTGTAAATCCGCTGTTGAGCCTGAACAAAACAACAATTCTTGAGGTGGAACAGCATTTACCGGAAGGTGTTTTTCCCACCGGAAGTTCACTGCGTACAAGAACTACGGATGTTGTCGAAAAAAAGCTGATCGGCTGGCCCTGGCAGGGATTTCGTTATCTACTGGGCTGGTTGGCAACCACACAGTTTGGTAGCACCAATATTTATCTGCTTTATGGCCTGCTCTATCTGGGAATCATAGGATTATTGGCTGGATGGGGGGTGTTGTGA
- a CDS encoding alpha/beta hydrolase, with amino-acid sequence MSDKVFFAHGMESGPWGTKIVFMAEIARKLGFDVESPDYSETKNPDERVKKLLSLKPTAEGKLVLVGSSMGAWVSLEASQSIQPDGIFLLAPAVYIGEHYSQSAPTPHAKVIDLVHGWNDAAVPVENAIRYAREHQLRLHLLADGHRLVDQLSVVGTLFDSFLREIQSLG; translated from the coding sequence ATGTCAGACAAGGTATTTTTTGCGCACGGAATGGAAAGTGGCCCCTGGGGAACAAAAATTGTGTTCATGGCAGAGATTGCGAGAAAATTGGGATTTGATGTGGAAAGCCCTGATTACTCTGAAACAAAAAATCCGGATGAACGTGTCAAAAAACTATTGAGTCTCAAACCCACAGCAGAAGGAAAACTGGTGCTGGTGGGTTCCAGTATGGGCGCCTGGGTTTCCCTCGAAGCCTCACAATCCATTCAGCCTGACGGAATTTTTCTGCTGGCACCAGCAGTTTATATTGGTGAACACTACAGTCAGTCAGCACCGACTCCCCATGCAAAAGTCATCGACCTTGTTCATGGCTGGAATGATGCTGCTGTGCCTGTAGAAAACGCGATTCGCTATGCCCGTGAACATCAACTCAGATTGCATCTCCTCGCTGACGGTCATCGTCTGGTGGATCAACTTTCTGTGGTTGGAACCCTGTTTGACTCGTTTTTAAGAGAAATTCAGTCCCTTGGTTAA
- a CDS encoding NADH-quinone oxidoreductase subunit H gives MINIMLHLVLLLVFPLLFPSLINRVKARIAGRQGPSLRQFGWDLRRLFRKGQVISHDTTWIFQVAPTVNLATVLFAGLLVPMGKQPPLVSFPLDFVFFAYLLGFGKFFMILAALDTGSPFEGMGASREATFSALIEPSFFILIGTLTLGSGQTSFARLFELHTIAGPQVLLIYGLALVVLFLIILTEGSRVPVDDPNTHLELTMIHEVMILDHSGPDLGFIFYANALKLVVYSSLVSCFLVPSNQDWPLAYAVTIGTFILIAISIGFVESIMARLRMTHVPMFLISSSVLSLLVLVVMTMEGSL, from the coding sequence GTGATCAATATCATGCTTCATTTGGTGCTTCTGCTGGTTTTCCCACTTCTGTTTCCGAGCCTCATCAATCGTGTGAAGGCCCGAATTGCAGGTCGTCAAGGGCCTTCTCTGCGGCAATTCGGCTGGGATCTGCGGCGTCTGTTCAGGAAGGGACAGGTGATCAGCCATGATACCACCTGGATTTTTCAGGTTGCGCCCACCGTCAATCTGGCAACTGTCCTGTTTGCGGGATTGCTGGTTCCGATGGGCAAACAACCGCCTCTGGTTTCATTTCCCCTCGATTTTGTGTTTTTTGCTTATTTACTGGGGTTCGGAAAATTTTTTATGATCCTTGCGGCGCTTGATACCGGCAGTCCGTTTGAGGGGATGGGCGCAAGCCGTGAAGCGACCTTTTCAGCGCTGATTGAACCCTCTTTTTTTATTTTGATCGGAACCTTGACCCTGGGTTCAGGTCAGACTTCCTTTGCCCGGTTGTTTGAACTACACACCATTGCCGGGCCTCAGGTCCTTCTGATTTATGGCTTGGCACTGGTTGTTCTGTTTCTGATTATTCTGACCGAAGGCAGTCGTGTTCCTGTGGACGATCCGAATACCCATCTGGAATTAACCATGATCCATGAGGTGATGATTCTGGATCACAGCGGACCGGATCTCGGATTCATCTTTTACGCAAACGCCCTGAAACTGGTTGTATATTCTTCGCTGGTTTCCTGTTTTCTCGTACCGTCCAACCAGGACTGGCCGCTGGCCTATGCGGTCACAATCGGCACTTTTATTTTGATAGCCATAAGCATCGGTTTTGTCGAATCAATCATGGCACGTTTGAGAATGACCCATGTGCCCATGTTTTTGATTTCCTCATCTGTATTGAGTCTGCTGGTATTGGTGGTGATGACCATGGAAGGAAGCTTGTGA
- the bamA gene encoding outer membrane protein assembly factor BamA: protein MALIRRCLFIMLMISMLQPLQTHAQENRIVNIEVTGTSELEVAQILFALETQVNAPVDQRSIRRDIHTIYDMGLFQDVQVEVEQTAEGYVLRIHVTESPRVVRIILEGRTLVSQKDLQEKMTLKKMDIYDPVAVTENIKIIEDQYRKDGYARVYVESRIEEKTEQEYYLYFSINEAPRSYLTDIIVKGAYVYSELDIKRFILSSEVDCFSWINESGIFQEEKVNQDMALIAQHYLKLGYIKVFINKPRVILYRNPDYSRLEINMDIKEGPQYFAGKIDISGDILGEKEKLMELLALKEGDVYNPFLQNTDRAGLNEVYQEQGYAFARIIPRTNIHEENRTVDVTYHIVKKEKAYIGRLDIAGNAETRDYVIRREFEIQEDELYNGKKLQEGQQNLERLGFFEAGMGLEKNARDDEDNILDIVTRLRETQTGSFQAQLGYSDQSRFTGGVQLSKGNLFGRGQTLRLSAQFSERDVQNDYNITFIEPRLFDSRTSTSISFSHRRLTDNTDLNRGEINENTYGIGFGHPIYRMWRFALRFNATDRLFQKDYPNIIKRSISPSITYNTVNHPVFPSDGLKNTFTVTHTGTPFGGNTRFREYEYHYQQFWSLNENRTLIVMGQARLGYLQKLDDFPIPSEDRFRVGGINSLRGFEFYEVSGPFGPYERDRHQKQTSIINPLGLQQTTTVDDRTENLTPDQLKNLESGGISQRIFNLELLFPLSQDERSFVRGVIFMEAGNVNAESIQYELLDVEEPKFLDLRRSAGVGARLITPVGVLRFEYGFKLDKRSKESPDKFEFNISGLF, encoded by the coding sequence ATGGCTTTAATTCGCCGATGCCTGTTTATTATGCTGATGATTTCAATGCTTCAGCCACTCCAGACCCATGCCCAGGAAAACCGGATTGTCAATATTGAGGTCACTGGAACTTCAGAACTCGAAGTTGCCCAGATCCTGTTCGCGTTGGAAACCCAGGTCAATGCTCCGGTAGATCAACGTAGCATTCGCCGGGATATCCACACGATTTACGATATGGGGCTGTTTCAGGATGTTCAGGTGGAAGTCGAACAAACGGCCGAAGGTTACGTCCTGCGAATCCATGTGACTGAAAGCCCCCGAGTGGTGCGGATTATTCTGGAGGGCCGAACTCTGGTTTCCCAGAAAGATCTTCAGGAAAAAATGACCCTTAAAAAAATGGACATTTATGACCCTGTCGCGGTGACTGAAAATATCAAAATTATTGAGGATCAATACCGCAAGGATGGCTACGCCCGGGTCTATGTGGAAAGCCGTATTGAAGAAAAAACGGAGCAGGAATATTATCTGTATTTCTCGATCAACGAAGCCCCCAGATCCTATCTGACCGATATTATTGTCAAGGGAGCCTATGTTTATTCTGAACTGGACATCAAACGCTTTATCCTCAGTTCGGAAGTCGATTGTTTTTCCTGGATCAACGAATCAGGTATTTTTCAGGAGGAAAAAGTCAATCAGGATATGGCGCTGATTGCCCAGCACTATCTCAAACTGGGATACATCAAAGTATTCATCAACAAACCACGGGTGATTCTGTATCGAAATCCTGATTACAGTCGCCTTGAAATCAATATGGATATTAAGGAAGGTCCCCAGTATTTTGCGGGAAAAATTGACATCAGTGGTGATATTCTGGGCGAAAAAGAAAAACTCATGGAACTTCTCGCACTCAAGGAAGGTGATGTTTACAATCCATTCCTGCAGAACACAGACCGTGCAGGCCTCAATGAAGTGTATCAGGAACAGGGCTACGCTTTCGCTCGAATCATTCCCCGGACCAATATCCATGAAGAAAACCGCACTGTGGATGTCACCTATCACATTGTGAAAAAAGAAAAAGCCTACATTGGACGTCTGGACATCGCAGGGAATGCTGAAACCAGGGACTATGTGATCCGTCGCGAGTTTGAAATTCAGGAAGATGAACTGTATAACGGAAAAAAACTCCAGGAAGGCCAGCAGAATCTGGAACGACTCGGATTTTTTGAAGCCGGCATGGGACTGGAAAAAAACGCCCGGGATGATGAAGACAATATTCTGGATATCGTCACCCGCTTGAGAGAAACCCAGACAGGCTCGTTTCAGGCACAGTTGGGCTATAGCGATCAATCCCGGTTTACCGGTGGGGTCCAACTTTCCAAGGGAAACCTGTTTGGCCGGGGACAAACCCTGCGACTCAGTGCGCAATTCAGTGAACGCGATGTTCAAAACGATTACAATATCACCTTCATCGAACCACGCCTGTTTGATTCCAGAACATCAACCTCGATTTCATTTTCTCACCGTCGTCTGACCGACAATACGGATTTGAATCGTGGAGAAATCAACGAAAACACCTATGGTATCGGTTTTGGCCATCCCATTTACCGGATGTGGCGTTTTGCCCTGAGATTCAATGCAACCGATCGCTTGTTCCAAAAGGATTATCCCAACATCATCAAACGCTCCATTTCCCCCTCGATCACGTATAATACGGTCAACCACCCGGTTTTTCCCTCCGATGGTCTGAAAAACACTTTTACTGTCACGCACACAGGGACACCTTTTGGCGGAAATACCCGGTTCCGGGAATATGAATACCATTATCAGCAATTCTGGTCCCTGAATGAAAACCGGACCCTGATTGTCATGGGGCAGGCACGTTTGGGCTATTTACAAAAACTGGATGATTTCCCCATTCCCTCTGAAGACAGATTCAGGGTTGGTGGAATCAATTCCTTGCGGGGTTTCGAATTTTATGAGGTTTCAGGCCCCTTTGGACCTTATGAACGCGACAGACATCAGAAACAAACTTCCATTATCAATCCACTGGGACTCCAACAGACAACGACAGTGGATGACCGGACAGAAAATTTGACACCGGATCAACTGAAAAATCTGGAAAGTGGTGGAATCTCACAACGGATTTTTAATCTGGAACTACTGTTTCCGCTCAGTCAGGATGAACGCAGTTTTGTCCGGGGCGTGATTTTCATGGAGGCGGGAAATGTGAACGCGGAATCGATTCAATACGAGCTTTTAGACGTGGAAGAACCAAAGTTTCTGGATTTAAGACGAAGTGCCGGGGTTGGTGCCAGATTGATCACGCCTGTTGGGGTTTTGCGGTTTGAATATGGATTTAAATTGGACAAGCGGTCTAAAGAATCCCCGGATAAATTTGAGTTCAATATCAGCGGATTGTTCTAA
- a CDS encoding ABC transporter ATP-binding protein encodes MRIEVKQLNKSYHDGEGQRLHILRGVTFAAQSGSTTAIVGASGTGKSTFLHLLGGLDSADTGQILVGDQDLSTMNRNQCALFRNRKVGFIFQFHHLLQDFNALENVMMPLIIGGKSYPEASQQAMAILKEVGLGDRHSHKPSQLSGGEQQRVAIARAIAHKPSILLADEPTGNLDQNNGEHVMELLLRLNQELGLTLIMITHNPSLAQALSQCYEMREGQLHLQ; translated from the coding sequence ATGCGCATCGAAGTCAAACAACTGAATAAAAGCTATCATGATGGCGAGGGACAACGCCTGCATATTCTCAGAGGCGTCACGTTCGCGGCACAATCCGGGTCAACCACCGCTATTGTGGGAGCTTCAGGAACCGGAAAGAGCACCTTTTTACATTTATTGGGAGGACTGGATTCTGCGGATACAGGACAAATTCTGGTTGGCGATCAGGATTTATCAACCATGAACCGTAACCAATGCGCCCTGTTCCGCAACCGGAAAGTTGGTTTTATTTTTCAGTTCCATCATCTTCTCCAGGATTTCAATGCTCTGGAAAATGTGATGATGCCTCTTATTATCGGTGGAAAATCATACCCTGAAGCAAGTCAGCAGGCGATGGCGATTCTGAAAGAGGTCGGACTTGGTGACCGTCATTCTCACAAACCATCACAACTGTCCGGTGGTGAACAGCAACGTGTGGCCATTGCCCGCGCGATTGCCCATAAACCGTCGATTTTGCTGGCGGATGAGCCTACGGGCAATCTGGATCAGAATAATGGCGAACATGTCATGGAACTCCTGCTCCGGTTGAATCAGGAACTCGGGCTCACGCTGATCATGATCACTCATAACCCGTCATTGGCTCAAGCCTTGTCTCAGTGTTATGAAATGAGAGAAGGACAGCTTCATCTTCAATGA